Proteins encoded in a region of the Nicotiana tomentosiformis chromosome 9, ASM39032v3, whole genome shotgun sequence genome:
- the LOC138899397 gene encoding uncharacterized protein: MEEDDLYTKEEVDEENQGDEGSIAKAQSDSKVVQNTNQISENIVPSVDQVDAVDPRGTKGDATMVWNEVDDTNNAAIIPENDEVRLIGNKVQHALLLSSEIPQYSMKEKGGGTLIPKLVTSDLDTRVNTKEAVENLGRIVKDLDDESISQNFLNIAKQGNLSPRVMEKGKSAGCGKKNQQKESSTVQNGGIQTRRTHTKSHI, translated from the coding sequence ATGGAGGAAGATGACTTATATACTAAAGAAGAGGTGGATGAAGAAAATCAGGGTGATGAAGGTAGCATTGCAAAGGCACAGTCAGATTCTAAGGTGGTGCAAAACACCAACCAGATATCAGAGAATATTGTCCCTTCAGTTGATCAGGTGGATGCAGTAGATCCAAGAGGAACTAAGGGAGATGCAACAATGGTGTGGAATGAGGTAGATGATACGAACAATGCTGCAATTATCCCTGAAAATGATGAGGTGAGATTGATAGGAAATAAGGTCCAACATGCTCTGTTGTTAAGCTCTGAAATCCCACAATATAGTATGAAGGAAAAAGGAGGTGGAACTCTAATTCCTAAACTTGTGACATCTGACCTTGACACTAGAGTAAATACCAAGGAAGCAGTGGAGAATTTAGGTAGAATTGTGAAGGATCTTGATGACGAGTCTATATCACAAAACTTCCTCAACATAGCCAAGCAGGGAAATTTATCTCCAAGAGTAATGGAGAAAGGGAAATCAGCTGGTTGTGGAAAGAAAAATCAGCAAAAGGAGTCCTCAACTGTGCAAAATGGAGGGATTCAAACAAGAAGGACTCACACTAAATCTCATATTTAA